The following coding sequences lie in one Halomonas sp. 'Soap Lake #6' genomic window:
- a CDS encoding thioesterase family protein — protein sequence MIILQSRVASEWVDYNGHMNDAEYARVFSLAVEALMEHIGLDTSGRARHGYTIYTLETHLCYRREAHEGQPLSVELTLLDHDTKRLHVFFKLLDEAGNLLATSEQMLMGIDIDTARPAPFPPPVEEAISALPLAAPSAWPELASRTIAIRR from the coding sequence ATGATTATTTTACAAAGCCGCGTTGCCTCAGAGTGGGTCGACTACAACGGCCATATGAACGACGCCGAATATGCCCGAGTATTCTCACTGGCAGTAGAAGCACTCATGGAACATATCGGCCTGGACACCTCCGGTCGTGCTCGCCATGGCTATACCATCTACACCCTTGAGACGCATCTTTGTTATCGTCGCGAAGCCCACGAAGGACAGCCACTCAGCGTGGAGCTGACCCTGCTGGATCACGATACCAAACGCCTGCATGTTTTCTTCAAGTTACTGGATGAGGCAGGCAACCTGCTTGCCACCAGCGAGCAGATGCTGATGGGCATTGATATCGATACCGCTCGCCCTGCGCCTTTCCCACCCCCCGTTGAGGAAGCCATCTCTGCATTACCTTTAGCAGCGCCATCAGCATGGCCAGAGCTGGCCAGCCGCACTATTGCCATACGGCGATAA
- a CDS encoding L-carnitine dehydrogenase, with protein sequence MSQQLSVIGTGVIGNGWITRALARGWDVVAFDPAPDAPLRTRAFVENAWGSLKRQGLAEGASPQRLRFVESLEAAVEGADLIQENVPERLALKREVLAALDAAAAPEILIGSSTSGFKPSDLQHACTRAPGRVIVAHPFNPVYLLPLVELVGGEATTPDELERAHALYQALAMRPLVVRGEIEGHIADRLMEALWREALHLVNDGVATTEEIDAAVVYGCGLRWSLMGTFLTFHLAGGESGMRHMLEQFGPALKLPWTKLKAPELTNELIDRVVEGCEHQAAGRSVAELDRRRDDFLVELLGLVQKYWPEAEGLEGRI encoded by the coding sequence ATGAGTCAACAGCTATCGGTTATAGGCACGGGGGTTATTGGTAATGGCTGGATCACGCGCGCCCTGGCGCGTGGCTGGGACGTCGTGGCCTTCGATCCAGCCCCTGATGCGCCACTGCGTACTCGCGCCTTCGTTGAGAATGCCTGGGGATCTTTGAAGCGCCAGGGTCTAGCCGAGGGCGCCAGTCCCCAGCGGCTGCGCTTCGTGGAAAGCCTTGAGGCAGCTGTTGAAGGCGCCGACCTGATCCAGGAAAACGTACCAGAGCGACTCGCGCTTAAGCGTGAGGTACTTGCCGCCCTGGATGCCGCAGCAGCCCCAGAGATCTTGATCGGATCATCAACGTCCGGCTTCAAACCCTCCGATTTGCAGCATGCCTGCACACGGGCACCGGGGCGCGTGATCGTCGCACATCCCTTTAATCCCGTTTATTTACTGCCGCTCGTGGAACTGGTGGGCGGGGAAGCCACCACGCCTGACGAGTTAGAGCGTGCCCATGCGCTATACCAAGCACTCGCCATGCGCCCACTGGTCGTGCGCGGAGAAATTGAGGGGCATATTGCTGACCGCCTGATGGAAGCGCTTTGGCGTGAGGCGCTGCACCTAGTCAATGATGGCGTGGCGACAACCGAAGAGATAGATGCCGCCGTCGTCTACGGCTGTGGCTTGCGTTGGTCACTAATGGGCACCTTTCTCACTTTTCATTTGGCTGGTGGTGAGTCAGGGATGCGTCACATGCTTGAACAGTTCGGCCCGGCGTTAAAACTACCATGGACAAAGCTTAAAGCTCCCGAGCTTACCAATGAGCTTATTGATCGCGTGGTAGAAGGCTGCGAGCATCAAGCCGCTGGTCGCTCAGTGGCCGAGCTGGATCGCCGCCGTGATGACTTTCTGGTGGAACTGCTCGGCTTAGTACAAAAATATTGGCCTGAAGCCGAAGGTTTGGAAGGACGTATCTAA
- a CDS encoding 3-keto-5-aminohexanoate cleavage protein has product MNRNVILTCAVTGAGDTTGKNPHVPITPKQIANDCITAAKAGASVAHIHVRDPKTGGISHSLTHFREVMERVREANVDIVMNITAGGGGDWIPDAQDPTRGGPGTDIQTPAQRHEPVGELLPELCTLDCGSLNFGDMVYVNPADWLREHARLVQAAGVKPELECFDLGHVWFARQLQQEGLIDGAPLYQLCLGIPWGAEADTETMLTMRNKLPENAQWAAFGIGRHQMPMVAQAVLLGGHARVGLEDNLYLKKGVMATNGQLVEKAATVIDNLGGRVMTPAETRVHLNLRDPHSRHTNALTTEGQA; this is encoded by the coding sequence ATGAACCGCAACGTTATTTTAACTTGCGCTGTTACCGGCGCAGGCGATACCACCGGCAAAAACCCACATGTGCCTATCACACCTAAACAAATCGCTAACGACTGCATTACCGCAGCGAAAGCCGGTGCCAGCGTTGCACATATCCATGTCCGTGACCCTAAAACTGGGGGTATCAGCCACTCCTTGACTCACTTCCGCGAAGTGATGGAACGCGTACGCGAAGCGAACGTGGATATTGTCATGAACATTACCGCTGGCGGTGGCGGTGATTGGATTCCTGACGCCCAGGACCCCACACGCGGCGGCCCAGGCACGGATATCCAGACGCCCGCCCAACGCCATGAACCAGTAGGTGAGCTTTTGCCCGAACTCTGCACCCTAGACTGCGGCAGCCTCAACTTTGGCGATATGGTCTACGTAAACCCTGCCGACTGGCTACGCGAACACGCCCGCCTGGTGCAAGCTGCTGGCGTCAAGCCAGAGCTTGAATGTTTCGACCTGGGCCACGTTTGGTTCGCACGTCAGCTACAGCAGGAAGGGCTGATCGATGGCGCCCCTCTTTATCAACTCTGCTTGGGCATCCCCTGGGGCGCTGAAGCCGACACTGAAACTATGTTGACCATGCGCAATAAATTGCCGGAAAACGCTCAGTGGGCAGCTTTCGGCATCGGTCGACATCAGATGCCCATGGTGGCTCAGGCGGTACTGCTAGGCGGCCATGCACGTGTCGGTCTTGAAGATAATCTTTATCTTAAAAAGGGCGTAATGGCGACTAATGGGCAATTAGTTGAGAAAGCCGCCACAGTCATCGACAACCTTGGTGGTCGAGTGATGACACCCGCAGAAACCCGCGTGCACCTCAACTTACGCGATCCGCACAGCAGGCACACCAACGCACTAACCACGGAAGGTCAGGCATGA
- a CDS encoding amidase encodes MYLEDYQKFDATGLAELIRRREVSQADVFEAAMAAIEKLNPSLHAVVRTRFEKARHESLQVSESSVFAGVPTLSKDLLMALAGEPLAFGSASLSTWCPKEESLFIRRVREAGLVVVGQTATPELGLMGITEPRAFPHPQNPWRTGYSPGGSSGGSATAVASGMVPIALAGDGGGSIRIPASYCGLFGFKPSRGRVPLAPAHGEVWQGAVVEHAITRSVRDSAALLEQINGMAPSGPYPVARETGYVAALSSSSKPLRIAVSFGGFLSSGLGTQVSADVKIAVEKAAKALAEMGHEVEWCDPPVEGNVLADSYLTLYLGHLAADLQWISQQTGVPVHRLAIEPSTRAVGRLGAKLSARDYELAKRYWHVAAEQMSQFHQRFDALIMPVAADTAPKIGELYPSVARERLMSLLAVPGIPSLALKAGMLKRLAEDALSRTPFTQLANLTGQPAMSVPFHVAANGLPVGVQVVGRLGEDKQLLQLAAAMEQHDDWQCRVCQKLEPE; translated from the coding sequence ATGTATCTTGAGGATTACCAAAAGTTTGACGCCACTGGCCTTGCCGAGCTGATTCGTCGACGAGAAGTGAGTCAGGCAGATGTTTTCGAGGCTGCGATGGCGGCAATTGAAAAGCTCAATCCATCCCTCCATGCAGTGGTCAGAACACGTTTTGAAAAGGCGAGGCATGAGAGCCTTCAAGTGTCAGAAAGCTCAGTCTTTGCTGGCGTTCCCACATTAAGTAAAGATCTATTGATGGCATTGGCGGGTGAGCCGCTGGCGTTCGGAAGCGCCTCGTTATCAACATGGTGTCCAAAGGAAGAGTCGCTTTTTATCCGGCGCGTGCGCGAGGCAGGATTAGTAGTGGTGGGGCAGACCGCAACCCCTGAACTGGGATTGATGGGAATTACAGAACCTAGGGCCTTTCCTCATCCGCAAAACCCCTGGCGAACAGGCTATTCTCCTGGTGGCTCAAGTGGCGGTTCTGCCACTGCGGTAGCTAGCGGGATGGTGCCCATTGCGCTCGCGGGGGATGGTGGTGGCTCTATTCGCATTCCTGCCAGCTACTGTGGTTTGTTTGGTTTTAAACCCTCCCGTGGGCGGGTACCGCTAGCGCCTGCCCATGGTGAGGTGTGGCAAGGGGCTGTGGTCGAGCATGCCATTACCCGTAGCGTTCGCGATAGCGCAGCGTTGTTAGAGCAGATCAACGGCATGGCACCTTCCGGTCCTTACCCAGTGGCGCGTGAAACGGGCTATGTAGCTGCTTTGTCATCCTCCTCTAAGCCGCTGCGTATAGCGGTATCATTTGGTGGCTTCTTGAGCAGTGGCCTGGGCACCCAGGTAAGTGCAGATGTGAAAATAGCTGTTGAAAAAGCTGCCAAGGCACTGGCTGAGATGGGCCATGAAGTGGAGTGGTGCGATCCTCCGGTTGAAGGCAATGTCCTGGCGGACAGTTATCTTACGCTCTATTTAGGCCACCTGGCAGCCGACCTTCAGTGGATTAGCCAGCAAACCGGGGTGCCTGTTCATCGGCTTGCCATTGAGCCTTCCACCCGCGCTGTCGGCAGGCTGGGCGCAAAACTATCGGCTCGGGATTACGAGCTTGCCAAGCGTTACTGGCATGTGGCTGCTGAGCAGATGAGCCAATTTCACCAGCGCTTTGATGCGTTAATCATGCCGGTGGCTGCGGATACCGCACCTAAAATAGGGGAGTTATACCCTTCAGTAGCACGCGAGCGGTTGATGTCTTTGTTAGCTGTTCCAGGCATCCCATCGTTGGCACTAAAAGCCGGAATGTTAAAACGTTTGGCAGAGGATGCGCTTAGTCGCACTCCGTTTACACAGCTTGCAAACCTTACCGGCCAGCCTGCTATGTCAGTCCCTTTCCATGTGGCAGCTAATGGACTGCCGGTTGGCGTACAAGTAGTCGGGCGCCTGGGTGAGGATAAGCAGCTGCTACAGCTAGCGGCAGCGATGGAGCAGCACGATGACTGGCAATGCCGTGTATGTCAAAAGCTTGAGCCGGAGTAA
- a CDS encoding GntR family transcriptional regulator has protein sequence MMKTLQALWVETRESDPVRQRLYQVLRQAVIQMVLAPGQALSEKEIADTFSVSRQPVREAFIRLSEAGLVEVKPQRGTYVVKISQRAVLEARFVREAVEVAVVKLAAEKGIEPATLMELHDLLARQRRCIEPNDNDRFYRLDEEFHRTLSLGVQQYAAWKVIEEVRAQLDRVRYLSVPHSTPLERLVDQHASIIAAIEARDVLQAEQAMSLHLREILVSMPDLIRRFPAMFEGQAAFEEQ, from the coding sequence ATTATGAAAACACTTCAAGCACTCTGGGTGGAGACTCGCGAAAGCGACCCCGTTCGGCAGCGCCTTTATCAAGTGCTACGCCAGGCAGTTATCCAAATGGTATTGGCACCCGGTCAGGCGCTATCGGAAAAGGAAATTGCGGACACTTTTTCGGTCAGCCGCCAGCCAGTGCGAGAAGCCTTCATCCGGCTCTCCGAGGCTGGGCTGGTGGAGGTAAAACCTCAGCGTGGCACTTACGTAGTCAAGATCTCTCAGCGGGCAGTGCTTGAGGCGCGCTTTGTGCGTGAGGCGGTGGAAGTCGCGGTCGTGAAGCTGGCGGCTGAAAAGGGGATTGAGCCAGCCACTCTGATGGAGCTACATGATTTGTTAGCGCGTCAGCGTCGTTGCATCGAACCTAATGATAACGATCGCTTTTATCGCCTTGATGAAGAATTCCACCGAACGCTGTCACTGGGTGTTCAGCAGTATGCGGCTTGGAAAGTCATTGAAGAAGTCCGTGCCCAGCTTGACCGGGTACGCTACCTCAGTGTGCCCCATAGCACCCCGCTGGAACGGCTTGTGGATCAGCATGCCAGCATTATTGCCGCCATTGAGGCGCGAGATGTACTCCAAGCAGAGCAGGCGATGTCGCTTCATTTGCGTGAAATTTTGGTCTCGATGCCTGATTTGATTCGTCGTTTCCCCGCGATGTTTGAAGGTCAAGCAGCGTTTGAAGAACAATAA
- the manD gene encoding D-mannonate dehydratase ManD has protein sequence MKIEHAYTIVTSPGRNFVTLKIVTDQGEYGIGDATLNGREMAVVAYLEEHVIPTLIGRDPQRIEDIWHYLYRGAYWRRGPVTMSAIAAVDMALWDIKAKLAGMPLYQLLGGKSRDRVMVYGHATGRDIEACLEEVARHVDEGYKAVRVQAGVPGIASIYGVAKKDGEPYEPADSDLPAEHVWSTSKYLNHVPKLFAAVRERFGEELHVLHDVHHRLTPIEAARLGKEVEPYHLFWLEDCVPAENQEAFGLIRQHTTTPLAVGEVFNSLYDAKALIENQWIDYIRATLTHAGGITHVRRIADLAGLYHVRTGFHGPTDLSPVCLGAAIHFDTWVPNFGIQEYMPHTSATDEVFPHDYRFEDGHFIVGETPGHGVDIDETLAKQYPYKRASLPVNRLEDGTLWHW, from the coding sequence ATGAAGATAGAGCACGCCTATACCATCGTGACATCGCCAGGGCGCAATTTTGTGACGCTGAAGATTGTGACCGATCAGGGTGAGTATGGCATTGGTGATGCCACGCTCAATGGCCGTGAAATGGCCGTTGTGGCTTATCTGGAAGAGCATGTGATCCCGACCTTGATCGGTCGAGACCCCCAGCGCATTGAGGATATTTGGCACTATCTTTACCGCGGCGCTTACTGGCGGCGTGGGCCTGTCACCATGAGTGCGATTGCCGCCGTTGACATGGCGCTTTGGGACATTAAGGCAAAGCTTGCCGGCATGCCGCTGTACCAATTGCTCGGTGGCAAGAGCCGTGACCGGGTTATGGTCTACGGCCATGCAACGGGCCGTGATATCGAAGCCTGTCTGGAAGAGGTCGCCCGCCATGTGGATGAAGGCTACAAGGCGGTACGTGTGCAGGCCGGTGTGCCCGGTATTGCCAGCATTTATGGTGTTGCCAAAAAAGATGGCGAGCCTTATGAGCCTGCCGATTCAGATTTGCCCGCCGAGCACGTTTGGAGTACCAGTAAATACCTAAATCATGTACCCAAACTTTTTGCCGCTGTGCGTGAGCGCTTCGGTGAAGAGCTGCATGTGCTGCACGATGTTCATCACCGCCTGACACCCATCGAAGCTGCCCGATTAGGTAAAGAGGTTGAGCCCTACCATCTATTCTGGCTTGAGGACTGTGTGCCGGCTGAAAATCAGGAAGCGTTTGGGCTTATTCGCCAGCACACCACCACGCCGCTGGCTGTGGGCGAGGTCTTTAATAGCCTGTATGACGCCAAAGCACTGATCGAGAATCAGTGGATCGACTATATCCGCGCCACCTTAACCCACGCTGGCGGTATTACCCATGTGCGCCGAATCGCGGATTTGGCGGGGCTTTACCATGTGCGCACTGGTTTCCACGGCCCAACGGATCTTTCGCCGGTGTGCCTGGGTGCTGCCATTCACTTTGATACCTGGGTACCCAATTTTGGTATCCAGGAGTATATGCCTCATACCAGTGCGACGGATGAGGTCTTCCCTCACGATTACCGCTTTGAAGATGGCCACTTTATTGTTGGTGAAACCCCTGGGCACGGCGTTGATATCGACGAAACGCTAGCCAAGCAATACCCCTACAAGCGTGCCAGCCTGCCGGTTAATCGGTTGGAAGATGGCACGCTATGGCATTGGTGA
- a CDS encoding Zn-dependent oxidoreductase, giving the protein MKAFQVKAPHDYQVADVEVPEVASKEVLVRVAFAGICGSDMHIIHGDNAFVRFPRITGHEFAGVVEAVGERVEGVTVGDRVCVDPVISCGECYPCRIGRPNVCSSLEVIGVHRNGGFEEFVAVPAANVHHLPDHIGLDAAALVEPYTIAANVLDRMQPHPGDRLMILGAGVIGMTILQMALAKGIAEVIVTDVINERLAVAKQLGATHVFNSREHDVEQEVLALTQGEGVPLIADAACVPALLPQMLRLASPAGRIGLLGFSVQPSDLVQLEVIKKELTLVGSRLNNRKFPEVLELMASGQLDPLALVSHRLPLSDMPSAIDMLDHRPEEARKVLIQISA; this is encoded by the coding sequence ATGAAAGCATTCCAGGTGAAAGCGCCACACGACTACCAGGTGGCTGATGTTGAGGTGCCTGAGGTGGCCAGCAAAGAGGTACTTGTGCGGGTGGCCTTTGCGGGGATCTGCGGCTCAGATATGCACATCATCCATGGCGATAACGCCTTCGTGCGCTTCCCACGTATCACCGGCCATGAGTTTGCCGGTGTGGTTGAAGCGGTGGGTGAGCGAGTAGAAGGTGTGACCGTTGGGGACCGCGTGTGCGTGGATCCGGTTATTAGCTGTGGTGAGTGTTACCCCTGTCGTATTGGCCGCCCCAATGTGTGCAGTTCGCTTGAGGTGATCGGTGTCCATCGTAATGGCGGTTTTGAAGAGTTTGTCGCCGTACCTGCCGCTAATGTGCACCACTTACCTGACCATATAGGTCTGGATGCGGCAGCCCTGGTCGAGCCCTACACCATTGCGGCCAACGTGCTTGATCGTATGCAGCCCCACCCCGGCGACCGGCTGATGATTTTGGGTGCGGGTGTGATCGGTATGACGATCCTGCAGATGGCCCTGGCCAAGGGTATTGCAGAGGTCATCGTCACGGACGTCATCAATGAGCGATTAGCCGTCGCGAAGCAGCTTGGCGCCACGCACGTATTTAATAGCCGTGAACACGATGTTGAACAAGAGGTGCTCGCGCTAACGCAGGGTGAGGGGGTGCCGCTGATTGCCGATGCGGCCTGTGTGCCTGCGCTGTTACCACAAATGCTGCGCCTGGCATCGCCAGCAGGGCGCATTGGTTTGCTGGGCTTTAGCGTTCAGCCCAGTGATCTTGTGCAGCTAGAAGTGATTAAGAAAGAGCTGACCCTGGTGGGGTCGCGACTTAACAACCGTAAGTTTCCGGAGGTGCTTGAGCTAATGGCGAGCGGGCAATTGGATCCGTTGGCGCTTGTCAGCCATCGGTTGCCGCTGAGTGATATGCCTAGCGCCATCGACATGCTTGATCACCGACCAGAAGAGGCCCGTAAGGTGCTGATTCAAATCAGTGCTTGA
- a CDS encoding TRAP transporter substrate-binding protein, giving the protein MFKKLITSAVLGAAILGSHSLMAADFTLRFGHLANEQNIWHQAAEKFKEEVEANSDGRIEVRLYPSEQLGNEMDVINSIQLGTADMTITGESLQNWAPKAAMMAVPYAFRDAEHLHAAVDGEIGAEIEAQITERTNLVPLAWFERGPRELTSNRPIRHPDDLDGLRLRVPNVPLFVDTWQAMGARPTPMAFSEVFTALQQNTLEGQENPLSLIESASFNEVQDYVNMTGHVRSWIYVVIGRNQLERMPEDLQQVVRDAAQTMQAYEAELFTEDQARLEQALQDRGMEFIEVDVDAFAEKARPAVLDALTPEQREIFDAIQDL; this is encoded by the coding sequence ATGTTCAAAAAACTTATCACCAGCGCTGTACTAGGGGCCGCCATATTAGGCAGCCATTCTTTAATGGCGGCAGATTTCACGCTGCGTTTTGGCCATTTAGCCAACGAGCAGAACATTTGGCACCAGGCTGCCGAGAAGTTTAAAGAGGAAGTTGAAGCCAACTCCGACGGGCGAATAGAGGTGCGTCTTTATCCCAGTGAGCAGCTTGGCAACGAAATGGACGTGATTAACAGTATCCAGCTAGGTACCGCGGATATGACCATCACAGGGGAGAGCTTACAAAACTGGGCACCCAAAGCCGCCATGATGGCGGTGCCGTACGCTTTCCGTGATGCCGAACATCTTCATGCGGCGGTTGACGGTGAGATCGGTGCTGAGATTGAAGCTCAAATTACGGAGCGTACTAATCTGGTCCCCCTGGCATGGTTTGAGCGTGGCCCTCGTGAGCTAACCTCCAACCGTCCTATCCGCCATCCAGATGACCTTGATGGTCTACGCCTGCGTGTTCCTAACGTGCCACTGTTTGTTGATACATGGCAGGCAATGGGGGCACGTCCTACGCCAATGGCGTTTAGTGAAGTATTCACCGCACTTCAGCAAAACACCCTGGAAGGTCAAGAGAACCCGCTTAGCTTGATTGAAAGCGCCAGCTTCAATGAGGTGCAGGACTACGTCAACATGACCGGTCACGTGCGCAGTTGGATCTATGTGGTGATTGGCCGTAACCAGTTGGAGCGTATGCCCGAGGATCTTCAGCAGGTGGTTCGCGATGCTGCACAGACAATGCAGGCGTATGAAGCTGAACTGTTCACTGAAGACCAGGCACGCCTTGAACAAGCGCTACAAGATCGTGGCATGGAATTTATCGAGGTTGATGTTGATGCCTTTGCTGAGAAAGCTCGCCCCGCTGTACTTGACGCCTTAACGCCAGAACAGCGTGAAATCTTTGACGCTATCCAAGACTTATGA
- a CDS encoding TRAP transporter small permease translates to MNSDHKALEQQALESLDSMSAVPKFEGVIGRAIGWVDKCFLTLAVMALVAIAATVLLQICSRLFLPFSIAWTEELSRYLFIYMVALSVGVVLRQNRNISVELFHHLLSPRMKAAFQVLICSMIGLFAFLVLPYAWQYAQNGAWQTSPTLRVPMLYIFFSTVVTFALLLVYSLLGCIEGMIAMCRSSASHQEP, encoded by the coding sequence ATGAACTCGGATCACAAAGCGCTTGAACAGCAAGCGTTGGAGAGTCTGGATTCAATGTCGGCGGTGCCTAAGTTTGAAGGCGTCATTGGGCGCGCGATCGGCTGGGTGGATAAATGCTTTTTAACCCTGGCTGTCATGGCGCTGGTTGCCATTGCTGCCACGGTACTGCTGCAAATATGTTCGCGGCTGTTTTTGCCATTCTCTATTGCCTGGACGGAAGAGCTATCGCGCTACCTATTCATCTACATGGTGGCGTTATCGGTGGGTGTGGTGTTACGTCAGAACCGCAACATCAGCGTTGAGCTTTTCCACCACTTGCTGAGCCCGCGAATGAAGGCGGCTTTCCAGGTCTTGATCTGCTCGATGATAGGGCTCTTTGCTTTTCTGGTGCTGCCTTACGCTTGGCAATATGCCCAAAATGGCGCCTGGCAAACCTCGCCAACGCTGCGTGTTCCCATGCTGTATATCTTTTTCTCAACGGTCGTCACCTTTGCGCTACTCCTGGTTTACAGCTTGCTGGGGTGCATTGAGGGAATGATCGCTATGTGTCGCTCTTCTGCCTCCCATCAGGAGCCGTAA
- a CDS encoding TRAP transporter large permease: MEVIILFSVFLILLMIGMPIAFSLGLASLSYLLLEGISLTIIPQRMYAGIDTFVLLCIPGFVLAGNLMNAGNITEHIVRFANALLGHIRGGLGLANVGGSMIFGGISGTAVADSASIGSVMIPGMARSGYDKPFAAAVTAASSTIGPIIPPSVPMIIAGSLSGISVGRMFLAGAIPGLLMGLAMMITVYILAVRRGYPKEKRVPVMQLLREAKTAFWALLMTVIILYGIIGGFFTPTEASIVASLYALVVGMYVYKGLSWKNLPGILSDTVLTSSALLLMVGLANLFGWILTSEQIPQMIASLILSISDNPLIVLLILNLILLFVGAFMETIAALIILFPALVGVATGVGVDPVHFAVIAVLNLMIGLTTPPVGVCLFVVAGIGKLPMLTVAKAIMPFLLCNLVVLLLVTYVPAISLWLPNLLMGSN, encoded by the coding sequence ATGGAAGTTATTATCCTGTTTAGTGTGTTTTTAATACTGCTAATGATTGGGATGCCTATCGCCTTTTCATTGGGGTTAGCATCGCTTTCATATCTTCTTTTGGAAGGCATTTCACTGACGATTATACCGCAGCGGATGTATGCGGGAATCGACACCTTTGTACTGCTCTGTATTCCTGGCTTTGTGCTGGCCGGCAACTTGATGAATGCGGGCAATATTACTGAGCATATTGTGCGCTTTGCCAACGCCTTGTTAGGCCACATTCGTGGCGGGCTGGGTCTGGCGAATGTGGGCGGTTCGATGATTTTCGGTGGTATTTCGGGTACCGCCGTGGCGGATTCGGCCAGCATAGGCTCGGTGATGATTCCTGGTATGGCGCGCTCAGGCTATGACAAGCCTTTTGCTGCCGCCGTGACCGCTGCATCCTCTACCATTGGGCCGATTATCCCCCCCAGTGTGCCGATGATTATCGCCGGTTCGCTGAGTGGTATTTCGGTGGGGCGTATGTTCCTGGCGGGCGCTATACCTGGCTTGCTAATGGGCCTGGCGATGATGATCACGGTGTATATTCTGGCCGTTCGCCGTGGCTACCCTAAAGAGAAGCGGGTGCCGGTCATGCAGTTACTGCGTGAAGCGAAAACAGCCTTTTGGGCACTGCTGATGACCGTGATTATTCTCTACGGCATTATCGGCGGCTTCTTTACGCCCACCGAAGCCTCCATCGTTGCCAGCCTTTATGCGTTAGTGGTGGGTATGTATGTCTATAAGGGACTGTCGTGGAAAAACCTCCCGGGGATCTTATCTGACACGGTATTAACTTCTTCAGCACTGCTTTTAATGGTGGGGTTAGCCAACTTGTTTGGCTGGATACTTACCAGCGAGCAGATCCCCCAGATGATTGCTTCACTAATTCTCTCTATTAGTGATAATCCGCTGATCGTTCTACTCATTCTTAACCTGATTCTGCTGTTTGTCGGCGCCTTTATGGAAACCATTGCGGCGCTGATTATTCTCTTCCCGGCGTTGGTGGGCGTGGCCACTGGTGTTGGTGTTGACCCGGTGCATTTTGCCGTCATTGCGGTCTTGAACTTGATGATCGGTCTAACCACGCCACCGGTAGGGGTATGCCTCTTTGTGGTAGCCGGGATTGGTAAACTGCCAATGCTGACCGTCGCCAAAGCCATCATGCCGTTTTTGCTATGTAACTTGGTGGTGCTACTACTGGTGACCTATGTTCCTGCGATTTCGCTTTGGTTGCCTAACTTGCTGATGGGGAGTAATTAA